A single Cucumis melo cultivar AY chromosome 4, USDA_Cmelo_AY_1.0, whole genome shotgun sequence DNA region contains:
- the LOC103501973 gene encoding vacuolar cation/proton exchanger 3-like isoform X1 — protein MGSTEEKTNYLSDEEIPLKSSPVAKNVLHSFDCETAAVRSSPDTRWWKTNNIRIRPLRSAYIVLVRAKINVLLPFGPLAILLHYLTGKHGWVFFFTLLGITPLAERLGYATEQLAFYTGPTVGGLLNATFGNATEMIISIYALKSGMIRVVQQSLLGSILSNMLLVLGCAFFTGGIIHHKKVQVFNKGAAVVNSGLLLMAVMGTTFPAVLHFTHTELHSGESALSLSRFSSCIMLIAYASYLFFQLKSQHNLYGPLDEEVDGEVEDDSEIFAWEAIGWLAILTVWVSILSGYLVDAIQGASESLNLPVAFISVILLPIVGNAAEHASAIMFAMKDKLDITLGVAIGSSTQISMFVIPFCVVVGWCMGKPMDLNFKLFETATLFITVLVVAFMLQEGTSNYFKGLMLILCYLIVAASFFVHVDPSNDDD, from the exons ATGGGATCAACAGAGGAGAAAACAAATTACTTATCAGATGAAGAGATTCCATTGAAGTCATCACCAGTTGCGAAGAACGTATTGCATAGTTTTGATTGTGAGACGGCTGCTGTGCGTTCTTCCCCTGATACAAGATGGTGGAAGACTAACAACATTCGTATTAGACCTCTTAGAAGTGCTTATATTGTGTTGGTTAGAGCAAAGATCAACGTGTTACTACCTTTTGGTCCTTTGGCAATTCTGCTACATTACTTAACGGGAAAGCAT GGATGGGTCTTTTTTTTCACTTTACTTGGAATTACACCCTTGGCGGAACGTCTTGGTTATGCAACTGA GCAGCTTGCTTTCTACACTGGACCAACAG TTGGTGGTCTTTTGAATGCAACATTTGGAAATGCAACTGAAATGATCATATCGATATATGCGTTAAAGAGTGGGATGATTAGGGTTGTTCAACAGTCATTGCTGGGGTCAATCTTGTCAAATATGCTCCTTGTGCTTGGTTGCGCTTTCTTCACTGGTGGAATTATTCATCATAAGAAGGTGCAGGTTTTCAATAAG GGTGCTGCTGTTGTGAATTCAGGATTGTTATTGATGGCTGTAATGGGAACGACTTTTCCGGCTGTGCTTCATTTCACACACACAGAACTTCATTCGGGAGAGTCAGCATTATCTCTTTCAAGATTTAGCAGTTGTATAATGTTAATTGCATATGCAAGCTACCTTTTCTTTCAACTAAAAAGTCAGCATAATCTCTATGGTCCTCTTGACGAG gaAGTTGATGGAGAAGTTGAGGACGATTCTGAGATTTTTGCTTGGGAAGCAATTGGATGGCTTGCCATCTTGACTGTATGGGTATCTATTTTATCTGGATACCTTGTTGATGCTATCCAG GGAGCATCTGAATCATTAAATTTGCCAGTGGCATTTATTAGTGTAATTTTGTTGCCAATTGTTGGAAATGCTGCTGAACATGCAAGTGCAATCATGTTTGCCATGAAGGATAAGCTT GACATCACTCTTGGAGTTGCTATTGGATCATCTACACAAATATCCATGTTTGTG ATCCCGTTTTGCGTAGTAGTTGGATGGTGCATGGGAAAACCAATGGACTTAAACTTTAAACTCTTTGAAACAGCAACGTTGTTCATCACTGTGCTAGTAGTGGCTTTTATGTTGCAG GAGGGGACATCAAATTATTTCAAAGGTCTAATGCTTATTCTATGTTATCTCATAGTGGCTGCCAGCTTTTTTGTACACGTTGACCCTAGTAATG ATGATGATTAA
- the LOC103501973 gene encoding vacuolar cation/proton exchanger 3-like isoform X2, with product MGSTEEKTNYLSDEEIPLKSSPVAKNVLHSFDCETAAVRSSPDTRWWKTNNIRIRPLRSAYIVLVRAKINVLLPFGPLAILLHYLTGKHGWVFFFTLLGITPLAERLGYATEQLAFYTGPTVGGLLNATFGNATEMIISIYALKSGMIRVVQQSLLGSILSNMLLVLGCAFFTGGIIHHKKVQVFNKGAAVVNSGLLLMAVMGTTFPAVLHFTHTELHSGESALSLSRFSSCIMLIAYASYLFFQLKSQHNLYGPLDEEVDGEVEDDSEIFAWEAIGWLAILTVWVSILSGYLVDAIQGASESLNLPVAFISVILLPIVGNAAEHASAIMFAMKDKLDITLGVAIGSSTQISMFVIPFCVVVGWCMGKPMDLNFKLFETATLFITVLVVAFMLQEGTSNYFKGLMLILCYLIVAASFFVHVDPSNGE from the exons ATGGGATCAACAGAGGAGAAAACAAATTACTTATCAGATGAAGAGATTCCATTGAAGTCATCACCAGTTGCGAAGAACGTATTGCATAGTTTTGATTGTGAGACGGCTGCTGTGCGTTCTTCCCCTGATACAAGATGGTGGAAGACTAACAACATTCGTATTAGACCTCTTAGAAGTGCTTATATTGTGTTGGTTAGAGCAAAGATCAACGTGTTACTACCTTTTGGTCCTTTGGCAATTCTGCTACATTACTTAACGGGAAAGCAT GGATGGGTCTTTTTTTTCACTTTACTTGGAATTACACCCTTGGCGGAACGTCTTGGTTATGCAACTGA GCAGCTTGCTTTCTACACTGGACCAACAG TTGGTGGTCTTTTGAATGCAACATTTGGAAATGCAACTGAAATGATCATATCGATATATGCGTTAAAGAGTGGGATGATTAGGGTTGTTCAACAGTCATTGCTGGGGTCAATCTTGTCAAATATGCTCCTTGTGCTTGGTTGCGCTTTCTTCACTGGTGGAATTATTCATCATAAGAAGGTGCAGGTTTTCAATAAG GGTGCTGCTGTTGTGAATTCAGGATTGTTATTGATGGCTGTAATGGGAACGACTTTTCCGGCTGTGCTTCATTTCACACACACAGAACTTCATTCGGGAGAGTCAGCATTATCTCTTTCAAGATTTAGCAGTTGTATAATGTTAATTGCATATGCAAGCTACCTTTTCTTTCAACTAAAAAGTCAGCATAATCTCTATGGTCCTCTTGACGAG gaAGTTGATGGAGAAGTTGAGGACGATTCTGAGATTTTTGCTTGGGAAGCAATTGGATGGCTTGCCATCTTGACTGTATGGGTATCTATTTTATCTGGATACCTTGTTGATGCTATCCAG GGAGCATCTGAATCATTAAATTTGCCAGTGGCATTTATTAGTGTAATTTTGTTGCCAATTGTTGGAAATGCTGCTGAACATGCAAGTGCAATCATGTTTGCCATGAAGGATAAGCTT GACATCACTCTTGGAGTTGCTATTGGATCATCTACACAAATATCCATGTTTGTG ATCCCGTTTTGCGTAGTAGTTGGATGGTGCATGGGAAAACCAATGGACTTAAACTTTAAACTCTTTGAAACAGCAACGTTGTTCATCACTGTGCTAGTAGTGGCTTTTATGTTGCAG GAGGGGACATCAAATTATTTCAAAGGTCTAATGCTTATTCTATGTTATCTCATAGTGGCTGCCAGCTTTTTTGTACACGTTGACCCTAGTAATGGTGAGTAG
- the LOC103501974 gene encoding triacylglycerol lipase OBL1 isoform X3, which translates to MNANLLGLLCNIVRGEVVVPRRGTETFISTVGLLDGRMDLLNEEKLLKGTTDFVSEERGLGLEMGNRYLVDLCVMASKLSYENEKVIQNIVLRYWKMHFVGFYNCWNDFQKDNCTQVFILCNKPKDANLILISFRGTEPFDADDWSTDFDYSWYEIPEVGKIHIGFLEALGLGNRNDTNSFNGHLQAKTSISSIASDVSHGSTSPFGHTKSTISNLDQNIEHFDEVTPEVEQLTAYYTVKLQLRRLLMEHRNAKFVVTGHSLGGALAILFPTVLVLHKEMEIMGRLLGVYTFGQPRVGNKQLGQFMEPYLVNPIPRYFRVVYCNDIVPRLPYDNKAFLFKHFGVCLYYDSLFIEHKVDEEPNKNFLGIRYLIPEYLNALWELLRSLLMGYTHGPEYKEGWFCILVRVIGLAFPGISAHCLTNYIDSVRLGKKSQSL; encoded by the exons ATGAATGCCAATCTTCTAGGATTGCTCTGCAATATTGTACGCG GAGAAGTGGTAGTGCCAAGGAGGGGCACTGAGACTTTTATCAGCACCGTTGGTCTTTTAGATGGGCGAATGGAtctattaaatgaagaaaaactGCTTAAAGGAACTACTGATTTTGTTTCTGAAGAAAGAGGCTTAGGACTTGAAATGGGCAATCGGTATCTAGTGGACCTTTGCGTCATGGCTTCAAAATTATCCTACGAGAACGAAAAGGTCATTCAAAATATTGTGCTTCGCTATTGGAAG ATGCATTTTGTGGGCTTCTACAATTGCTGGAATG ATTTTCAAAAGGACAACTGTACTCAGGTGTTCATATTGTGTAATAAGCCTAAAGACGCGAATTTGATATTGATCAGCTTCAGAGGCACTGAACCCTTTGATGCAGATGACTGGAGCACAGATTTTGACTACTCTTGGTACGAGATCCCAGAAGTCGGGAAAATTCACATAGGATTCTTAGAGGCTCTTGGTTTGGGCAACAGAAATGACACCAATAGCTTCAATGGTCACCTTCAGGCAAAAACCAGTATTAGCTCCATTGCTTCAGATGTTTCCCATGGTAGCACAAGTCCATTTGGGCATACCAAATCAACAATCTCAAACCTTGATCAAAACATTGAACATTTTGATGAAGTTACACCAGAAGTGGAGCAGTTGACTGCATATTATACGGTGAAACTTCAACTCAGGAGATTACTTATGGAGCATAGAAATGCAAAGTTTGTGGTCACTGGTCATAGTTTAGGCGGAGCACTTGCAATATTATTCCCTACAGTTCTCGTGCTGCACAAGGAAATGGAAATAATGGGTAGGCTATTGGGTGTATATACATTTGGGCAGCCCAGGGTCGGGAACAAGCAACTGGGGCAGTTCATGGAGCCCTATTTGGTAAATCCCATTCCAAGGTACTTCAGGGTTGTATACTGCAATGACATTGTACCAAGGTTGCCTTACGACAATAAAGCTTTTTTATTTAAGCATTTTGGAGTTTGTCTATACTACGACAGCCTATTCATTGAACAT AAAGTAGATGAGGAACCGAACAAGAATTTCCTCGGGATTAGATACCTGATACCAGAATATCTCAATGCTTTGTGGGAGCTGCTCAGAAGCTTGCTGATGGGCTACACACATGGACCTGAGTACAAGGAGGGATGGTTTTGCATATTGGTAAGGGTGATAGGACTGGCATTTCCTGGTATTTCTGCTCATTGCCTCACAAATTATATTGATTCTGTGAGGCTTGGAAAGAAGAGCCAATCCCTTTGA
- the LOC103501974 gene encoding triacylglycerol lipase OBL1 isoform X2: MATTQLKNGDDFRYLVVRPGKGGIRDVFRCWVWPDGDGGRRFFESSEEGVFDAKVSGSRWIIVVSVLIRKVIAILGKPLEWTGNVVEFTLNLLSMNANLLGLLCNIVRGEVVVPRRGTETFISTVGLLDGRMDLLNEEKLLKGTTDFVSEERGLGLEMGNRYLVDLCVMASKLSYENEKVIQNIVLRYWKMHFVGFYNCWNDDWSTDFDYSWYEIPEVGKIHIGFLEALGLGNRNDTNSFNGHLQAKTSISSIASDVSHGSTSPFGHTKSTISNLDQNIEHFDEVTPEVEQLTAYYTVKLQLRRLLMEHRNAKFVVTGHSLGGALAILFPTVLVLHKEMEIMGRLLGVYTFGQPRVGNKQLGQFMEPYLVNPIPRYFRVVYCNDIVPRLPYDNKAFLFKHFGVCLYYDSLFIEHKVDEEPNKNFLGIRYLIPEYLNALWELLRSLLMGYTHGPEYKEGWFCILVRVIGLAFPGISAHCLTNYIDSVRLGKKSQSL, translated from the exons ATGGCTACTACCCAATTAAAAAATGGTGATGATTTCAGATACCTTGTTGTGCGGCCGGGGAAGGGTGGAATCAGGGACGTTTTCCGGTGCTGGGTTTGGCCGGATGGCGACGGTGGACGGAGATTTTTCGAGAGCTCAGAGGAGGGTGTTTTTGATGCGAAGGTTTCGGGAAGCAGGTGGATCATTGTAGTATCAGTTCTGATTCGAAAAGTTATAGCGATTTTGGGGAAACCATTGGAGTGGACTGGCAATGTGGTGGAATTCACTCTCAATCTTCTGTCTATGAATGCCAATCTTCTAGGATTGCTCTGCAATATTGTACGCG GAGAAGTGGTAGTGCCAAGGAGGGGCACTGAGACTTTTATCAGCACCGTTGGTCTTTTAGATGGGCGAATGGAtctattaaatgaagaaaaactGCTTAAAGGAACTACTGATTTTGTTTCTGAAGAAAGAGGCTTAGGACTTGAAATGGGCAATCGGTATCTAGTGGACCTTTGCGTCATGGCTTCAAAATTATCCTACGAGAACGAAAAGGTCATTCAAAATATTGTGCTTCGCTATTGGAAG ATGCATTTTGTGGGCTTCTACAATTGCTGGAATG ATGACTGGAGCACAGATTTTGACTACTCTTGGTACGAGATCCCAGAAGTCGGGAAAATTCACATAGGATTCTTAGAGGCTCTTGGTTTGGGCAACAGAAATGACACCAATAGCTTCAATGGTCACCTTCAGGCAAAAACCAGTATTAGCTCCATTGCTTCAGATGTTTCCCATGGTAGCACAAGTCCATTTGGGCATACCAAATCAACAATCTCAAACCTTGATCAAAACATTGAACATTTTGATGAAGTTACACCAGAAGTGGAGCAGTTGACTGCATATTATACGGTGAAACTTCAACTCAGGAGATTACTTATGGAGCATAGAAATGCAAAGTTTGTGGTCACTGGTCATAGTTTAGGCGGAGCACTTGCAATATTATTCCCTACAGTTCTCGTGCTGCACAAGGAAATGGAAATAATGGGTAGGCTATTGGGTGTATATACATTTGGGCAGCCCAGGGTCGGGAACAAGCAACTGGGGCAGTTCATGGAGCCCTATTTGGTAAATCCCATTCCAAGGTACTTCAGGGTTGTATACTGCAATGACATTGTACCAAGGTTGCCTTACGACAATAAAGCTTTTTTATTTAAGCATTTTGGAGTTTGTCTATACTACGACAGCCTATTCATTGAACAT AAAGTAGATGAGGAACCGAACAAGAATTTCCTCGGGATTAGATACCTGATACCAGAATATCTCAATGCTTTGTGGGAGCTGCTCAGAAGCTTGCTGATGGGCTACACACATGGACCTGAGTACAAGGAGGGATGGTTTTGCATATTGGTAAGGGTGATAGGACTGGCATTTCCTGGTATTTCTGCTCATTGCCTCACAAATTATATTGATTCTGTGAGGCTTGGAAAGAAGAGCCAATCCCTTTGA
- the LOC103501974 gene encoding triacylglycerol lipase OBL1 isoform X1, which translates to MATTQLKNGDDFRYLVVRPGKGGIRDVFRCWVWPDGDGGRRFFESSEEGVFDAKVSGSRWIIVVSVLIRKVIAILGKPLEWTGNVVEFTLNLLSMNANLLGLLCNIVRGEVVVPRRGTETFISTVGLLDGRMDLLNEEKLLKGTTDFVSEERGLGLEMGNRYLVDLCVMASKLSYENEKVIQNIVLRYWKMHFVGFYNCWNDFQKDNCTQVFILCNKPKDANLILISFRGTEPFDADDWSTDFDYSWYEIPEVGKIHIGFLEALGLGNRNDTNSFNGHLQAKTSISSIASDVSHGSTSPFGHTKSTISNLDQNIEHFDEVTPEVEQLTAYYTVKLQLRRLLMEHRNAKFVVTGHSLGGALAILFPTVLVLHKEMEIMGRLLGVYTFGQPRVGNKQLGQFMEPYLVNPIPRYFRVVYCNDIVPRLPYDNKAFLFKHFGVCLYYDSLFIEHKVDEEPNKNFLGIRYLIPEYLNALWELLRSLLMGYTHGPEYKEGWFCILVRVIGLAFPGISAHCLTNYIDSVRLGKKSQSL; encoded by the exons ATGGCTACTACCCAATTAAAAAATGGTGATGATTTCAGATACCTTGTTGTGCGGCCGGGGAAGGGTGGAATCAGGGACGTTTTCCGGTGCTGGGTTTGGCCGGATGGCGACGGTGGACGGAGATTTTTCGAGAGCTCAGAGGAGGGTGTTTTTGATGCGAAGGTTTCGGGAAGCAGGTGGATCATTGTAGTATCAGTTCTGATTCGAAAAGTTATAGCGATTTTGGGGAAACCATTGGAGTGGACTGGCAATGTGGTGGAATTCACTCTCAATCTTCTGTCTATGAATGCCAATCTTCTAGGATTGCTCTGCAATATTGTACGCG GAGAAGTGGTAGTGCCAAGGAGGGGCACTGAGACTTTTATCAGCACCGTTGGTCTTTTAGATGGGCGAATGGAtctattaaatgaagaaaaactGCTTAAAGGAACTACTGATTTTGTTTCTGAAGAAAGAGGCTTAGGACTTGAAATGGGCAATCGGTATCTAGTGGACCTTTGCGTCATGGCTTCAAAATTATCCTACGAGAACGAAAAGGTCATTCAAAATATTGTGCTTCGCTATTGGAAG ATGCATTTTGTGGGCTTCTACAATTGCTGGAATG ATTTTCAAAAGGACAACTGTACTCAGGTGTTCATATTGTGTAATAAGCCTAAAGACGCGAATTTGATATTGATCAGCTTCAGAGGCACTGAACCCTTTGATGCAGATGACTGGAGCACAGATTTTGACTACTCTTGGTACGAGATCCCAGAAGTCGGGAAAATTCACATAGGATTCTTAGAGGCTCTTGGTTTGGGCAACAGAAATGACACCAATAGCTTCAATGGTCACCTTCAGGCAAAAACCAGTATTAGCTCCATTGCTTCAGATGTTTCCCATGGTAGCACAAGTCCATTTGGGCATACCAAATCAACAATCTCAAACCTTGATCAAAACATTGAACATTTTGATGAAGTTACACCAGAAGTGGAGCAGTTGACTGCATATTATACGGTGAAACTTCAACTCAGGAGATTACTTATGGAGCATAGAAATGCAAAGTTTGTGGTCACTGGTCATAGTTTAGGCGGAGCACTTGCAATATTATTCCCTACAGTTCTCGTGCTGCACAAGGAAATGGAAATAATGGGTAGGCTATTGGGTGTATATACATTTGGGCAGCCCAGGGTCGGGAACAAGCAACTGGGGCAGTTCATGGAGCCCTATTTGGTAAATCCCATTCCAAGGTACTTCAGGGTTGTATACTGCAATGACATTGTACCAAGGTTGCCTTACGACAATAAAGCTTTTTTATTTAAGCATTTTGGAGTTTGTCTATACTACGACAGCCTATTCATTGAACAT AAAGTAGATGAGGAACCGAACAAGAATTTCCTCGGGATTAGATACCTGATACCAGAATATCTCAATGCTTTGTGGGAGCTGCTCAGAAGCTTGCTGATGGGCTACACACATGGACCTGAGTACAAGGAGGGATGGTTTTGCATATTGGTAAGGGTGATAGGACTGGCATTTCCTGGTATTTCTGCTCATTGCCTCACAAATTATATTGATTCTGTGAGGCTTGGAAAGAAGAGCCAATCCCTTTGA